The DNA window TCCTGGTAGAGTGAGTGAAGGGACGGTAGGCATGTGCCAATGAGGCGTTCCGCGTTTCTTATGACAGATTCTAGTTTCCAAAGATCATTCTGACtaaaatgtttaaagttaaaaaactttcaataatagcacgatataaattaattaaaatattctgaCTGACACCATACGATTTTAGAGCTCGCAAAAAGAGTAGTCTCTGTCGTCCTTTTTTCAGTATCTCATCAGTATTTGTGTTCCATGATAAGTTGTCCATAATTAACGTGCCTAGCAACTTAAATGCGTTTACTTGTTCCACAACAGATCCATTAATAATGATAGAAtcctttgtatttttgtttcgtCTAAAGTCCACAATTAATTCCTTATTAAACAGTAAGGTAGTTCTACATTGTGTCGGCATTATGCAATGAAAGTTATGAAAATGTACTTGCATTGACAAGTATCATTAAAACCTGGTTTAGAAGGAATCAAGATACGTCAGGACTTTAATTGCATATATTTCAACATCCACAATCATAAGTGCTATTAAAAGTGATAAAACTCGCCTTCTTCGTCTCGTTTACTTTCAGTGTTCAGAGGTACCTGGTAAAGGTGCAGATTGCTCCGAATGGAAGGATCTTAACTTCTGGCCGCAAAAGAATGTGGAAATCGGACCGTTCAGGATCATATCCAGGGAGAAGCTTGATCGTAACATAACAAGTATGAAATGATAGACATTTAAGTTGGAATGtgctttcttattttctttaaagaaaaaattccaCTCGCATTAATTATATCATGAATTATAGACCTTGAATGCTGGCTTAGAGCAAACACTAAAACATTTGGGAAGGATGAAGTGCACACCCATAGAAATATTTCCACAACTGGTAAACATACAAAGGTATAGGAACAATAAAACCatagggagaaaaaaaaacctggccATGAAGATTCCCATGTTTGCAAATTGATACTTATCAGGAGGCTAAGGAACAGTTTAGCAGATGACATTAACAGTTATGAAGTCTCTTAGATAAGGTTGGATGGCAAGGAACAACACTGAgacataaaatattcaaaacttaTTGAAAAATTGATATACTTCTAGATAtgttgggtggtagaatgagctTGGAAATGAGTGTCCAattaagaaagaagaaaaatgtggGAATGGAATGATAGAAGAGTTTTGGCAGATGGGGTCAACGGTTTTTCTGTTGGGAGTattaaagaaagaacaaaagaacaagaacaaaagagaaagaacaaTGGAAGCAGAATCAGggtagaagaaaacaaacaaaatgtttctcatCATCATAATAGATTATGTCAAACATTTCCTTAACCATTGTTATTAGTTCTCAATCTATGTACTAGTTGTGAAATtatgtttcaaaagatctcGTCCTCCTTCAATAAGTAGGAATGAAATTGTATATACCTCTAGTGAGTGACTGACTAGGAATCGCAGGTATAGGTCCCAGTATATTTCAGAGTCTTTGTTACAATGTTTACTGACATTCATAGCTTAAACTGAGTATGTCAGACGTGATTGAGAATGTATCAaagaagctttctgattggttgtACGAGCAGGGGTGGGTAAAGTTGCCAAACAAACTGCTGGGGAACATTTGTACTAGTTATGAGTGGTACCAAACACCATATGCTAGTTCGTTTATATGTCATACTATTTCAGAATTTTGGAATGTTCAGGTAGTTTTCCCAGATGGTACTGACATAGATTCCTCAGAGTAAATCTCAGTGATTTCAAAGTCTGCAACTTGTCAAGTTTCACGGAACGAGGTAGGACCGATATGAAACCACAGCCCTCTGTTGATTTAGGGCATGGCTGGAGATCCGCATTGCTCATGCCACTTGGTGGCCTAAAAAATGTCCCAAAAGGAAAACTTAGTATGACCGGATAAAGTTGAAAAATAGGAATTGTTAGTGTGATTACTGTTCTGTTAAAGTAgatttgtttgatatatatttcttcCTCTATCTTGCAGGAGGATTCTCAAGTAACTGTAATAATAAAGAGGGTAAGTCGTTGATCTTTATGCTAATCGTTGTCCCATTGTCCAATCCCATAAAGGATACTCTCGGAAACATTCGCAGCAAGTTTAATAGAAAACAACCATTAAAAGCTTATCATTGTTTAATATATCAGTGAGTTTAGTCTTCATGTTCCTCTCACTGTAACGAGAAGTTGATATACATAGGAATGCTTATATCCTTATCCTGTCAGTCTTTCCTGTTACCTGGACAACCGGGCACAAACTCGTTCTGCAATTAGCTGACTTAGCAGATCAAATTGCACAAATATGAATGCAAACTGTGCATTTATGTTTccttaattaaaaaattaataaaaatacaaaaatgaatGTTAAGTTACTCAAGTTTCTTTTTTAATGCTGTCTGGTAACTAGGATAAAAATTAAACAGCATCAGATTTTGGCACACATTCAAGAGGTTGAGGGAACTCCCAATGAGGTGACTGGTTTAATGGTTCGTTACTAATCGTGATTAATGAAAGCCGATGGTTTGGTTGCTGTTTTAAGTGTCTGCAATATTCCAAATGTTGTTACATTGGATAAGTTTGTTGAGAAATGTTTTCACTTTGCCGACCAGATATTAATGTCAACTTCTTTGTGACCGACCAATCAAGCATGTACATACTTATTTGCATGTAAACCTGTAGGCTGAAAGTCTTGAAAGTCATCAAGTGGTTTGATCTTGATAACCGCAAGGTCTGAAAAACAGGAAAAAGTAGGGAAAACCTCTTTACTAGGTCTTGATTTTGAAGTTTAGTCTGGACAATTTAGGAAGGAATCCTCATTTGAACACTTTGCTTTATTTGATATGACTTACTTGAGCGACGATTTGAAGAATGTGTGATACGAAGGTAATGATATTTAAAACCAAACTGAGGTGAAAATTATGAATACATCATGCCATGTTTGGAGTTCAAGTCAAAGCTCTTTGGAAGTCCCCCTCATCACTCATTAGGAAAAGGGGTTGGCATACATTTTGCAAGAATTACAATAGATAGGCTTACTATATGTAGCCCAACATAAGGTCCTAGTAAGTGTGTCGGTTTCATAGTGAGCCTAGCTCAGAGGGTGGCATGATATTGATTTTGTCTGCCCAAGTGACACCAGTTTAGGATTCCCATGAGGGAAAAAACAGGAAATTACTACATGATATGGGAACTAACAGATTAGAAAGTTCTCTATGGGCATCGTAAATGTACTATGGTTAAGTATAGAATAACTAAATAACAGTTAATTTGTATTCCAGTTGGTTTTTACTTTGGTAATACTTGTGTTGACATCCACAAGAAGATTAGACATGGTAACCACAGAGCTTTATGTCAAAACTTGTCACAGtcttttataatataatgataataataacaatagtaataatcagcagtttCAGCAATTTCAGCAATTTTAAGACGCTTAAGCAATCACAAATGTTGGAGAGACCCGtcagggcttatggattacaacttacacgttgggtggcttccaattcaacagtttAACTCAAAGTTggaaatcttttcaatttagaaagtcatttcagatgggaaaactgtagattgctcttgcaTGAGAAACCCACCTTACTGTGACCCGACCGGGTATATAACCTgtaacctcccgattgctaagcctcgttgcttcaaatgccactgcctttatccacttggAAACAGCACCGGTTTAAGAGAAGGGTGCCCATTTTACAGATAGTTTTAAGATACAACACATTTTACATCTCTCAATTGAGTGTCAATACTTCCTTAGCCCGCAGGAAATGTCTGGACACACTTGTCAGATTTTACACAAAAGCCCtttttatattacaaaatattcacaCTTGTCTTTAAATTTCCTTCCTTGCAGGAATGGTTGTCACACCGGCAATTTTTATTGTAGTGGTGATAACAGCCTTTGTGATGGGTGTGATATTGGTGTCCAGTATCTGGattataacaaaacatattaGTGAGTATGCCATTATGATCATAAAAGATTGTGATGTCAATTTTCAGTTACCATGGGTGTTGTATTGTTGTCCAGTATCTGGACTATTACAAAACATATCAGTGAGTATATGATGAAGTTCCAGTAATTTTGATTTAAACCACTATTGTTGAAGTTACAGAACAGTTACCAAGATTTTGCTCGTTTGCAAGCATATCAACAAGTGCAttttgtgtgggggggggggggagggggagtcaCAGCAGGGTAATCACCTCCAGTTACTATTGAAGGTTGTTTTGAGTGATTCTGTCATGTGCTCAGTAAGCATAACATTGGTTCATTAGTATCACAAAGATAACTCATTTCTTGTGGGATTGAAACAGGTttgaaatagaaaagaaaagaagaaactgTTGACCAAGACCTGCTATAGGAGAGCTTCATGAGCATCCTCTTTGCACTTATAGGACCACAACGTTACGATCATAGAAGTATCCCTTTCCTCTTGCCCTCCTTTTGTTttacccccttttttttcttttcttcttttaaaaaaattttgttCTTGAAATAGAAGTGCCTTCGCCACCTGCAGCTACTTCAGCACCAGTCAGTAACGGTCACCTTCAGAACGGCCATTTACCAAACGGTGAAGCAGCACACGAGATGCAGGCTTTCTTACCTGCGGTGGGCGGTGTCAATCCCAACAACATCCCCCACGAGGGATTCTACAACGGTCCGGAACCCCAGGTCTGATAGTGGTAGAAATCCAGGAACCGTAtcttttttgaaaagaaaagaaaaaaaaaagagttgccTACAAGAAATGCTGCTTGAATTGGCATTTTAATAATGTGCCTACTGTATGCTGCTTATCGTAAGGATGGATCAGGGATGTTTGATGGATGTCGATGATGGGGGAAATACCCTTCAGGGAGGATGGAGATATGGGGTCTAGAGGGAAAGGAGAGACTGCAAGCTAGCTATTCATTGAATCAAATACCTCACGGATGATGCCCTGTCGTATTCACTGCACACTGGAGGCCTAGAACTTCTTGTGCAGAAAATTAGACGTGATGGTTCCTTCACCTATGTATAAATTGTTTACGAAAAAACCTGGTTTAAGATTCATTCAGACAGCAAGGTGACCACTGCCCCTCGGGATCTAACAACCATGGAACCAGACAAGTTGAAATATAAGCCTATTTTCATACCACATGTAGTTAATCAAACAATATAAGGTATCGAATCATGCCTTTCCTTGAAAACTGAAACCGAAAAGTCTCTTTGAAGAAACCTTACaagatttgatttcatttgtttgAATGTGGAGGGGATTAAGTGGTAActgcacccccctccccctaccaaAGGTTCATCCCTGGGAACAGTTTGGAGGACACTTTTAATCTGGGATTAATCATGGAATCCAGGGATTGTCCTTGGAAATTGGGAATGCCTAATCAGCTTTCTGTAactattcttttatttcatgGTACTGTCATTTCTAGCAATATTTGTGACTCAGGCCGATGACTGGCGTCACTGCATTCAATATACTAGTGGGTGGATAAATCGAGTGTTCACAGCAACAATGAATAATGAAACAGGTTAAATTAGTACTTAAATTTTGTATCAAAGAATTTTGAGGtttatacacattttttttatcataaaaagttttttgaaattttggaaaTGTCACTATGGAATCTGAGTTGTTctcttttcttattattattctgaAAATACTGAGTTTTCATGTTCTCAAACTTTTGTTCTTTGTGTGGTCATGTTGGCAAATCATTCCCATGTGATATGAAATGAATTTACATTCTCCTATGACTTGATTTAACTCAGGAATAGAAAACATAATTCAacaaaatatcttgaaaacaaaacatatcatCAGTTTATGTTAAAAGGCATTATCCACAGATAAAGAAGAGAGATATAGacaaattttattttgcagCAAACCACAGAATTTCCCTTGATATGGTTTGATGAAGCAAAAGCGAAGCtttcaaaatattcatcaaTTCTTGTTCAACAgactaaaaagaaagaaactcaAAAATACTCTCTGTTTGAGAAtgaattttgaagaagaaagcATATTGAATGGTTTGTCTATGATCCGAACACTCTTCCATAACTTCCATCGTCTGCGGAATGATCCGAACACTCTTCCATAACTTCCATCGTCAGGGGAACCGATAGAGAATTTGTTTAATCTCATTTGTTTTTTGAAGAATTGTATAGAAACATCAACTTGAAGACGGTTGTGGGACCGATTGTCAGGTTAACTCCATTTTCAGGTGATGTGTCGTTGTCTTGAACAGTGTGTAAATAATGGGAGGAGTGAGATATGTAAATAGAGATATAAATATTCAGTATTATGCATAATTATCATGCAGGTTTCTTCCATTATACTTTTTGTTACCAtaagaaaataaagtaaaataaaagaacttataacaaacaaacaaacaaaaagagagaaataaagaaaagaagataaaGAAAATGCATTACTTATAAAAGAAGagatattttttgggggaagtTGTAAATAGAACCAGAGTTAATTTAAGAGATACTTGAGAGATGTTTTTATGAGATGGAATGAGAAATtaatttttgctctttttttttttttggtggtaaTACATAAGGCATCAGGGTAGTGTTTAATTTCTACTTCATGATTTTTTTGTCCCCtactcttttcctttttttggatatattttgtttttatggtCATGCTAAGTTTATGTTTTCTGTTTGCTCTTTctttctgttcttttttcttgtcaTTGGTGCAATGAAACAAAGAATTTCCAGTTTTGTTCTAGTATtgggaaagttttttttttatttttttatttcttcaaaacaaGACCATGCGAATAAAATCGATAAAGCggtttattaaatgttttatattttggatTAGTGCCAGAAGTACTTTGAAATGGAGTAACATGCTACATTGAGAAATTAAGCATTGTTTATCTCAGTTACTTATATTAACAGATATTgtgaaaagaaatggtttccCCACTAAGGTGTTGTGGTGTTGGTATCTGCTGCCTGAGAGTTCTGTCATAAACATGGTATATGGTATCCATTTGATTGCTAGTGGGATACCATAATGGTAGTGGCATACAGTACATACCGAGTGACTGACGCCACCATGGATACGGTGTGCGTCAACATCAGGGTACCATACCCCTATTAACAGTCCCATTGTTGTACGTACTTAATCATAGTAATGTGGtgtctaagtctagatagaagttctcagctgctaaacgctacccatcactggatagctgacaagttggccatacATGGGTTGGGGTCGTTACAATGTCATGTGGTATCTATCCATATTGTCACCATGTTGTGTGATATCCTTTTAGACTAGGGTCATTACAATTCCATGTTTCATCTAACGATGCATTATGTGGTAACCATGTAACTTAGATTAGGGTTGTAACAATTTCATGTGGTATCCATCTATATTGTCACCATGTTGTGTGGTATCCATTTACATAAAGGTCATTACAATGCCATTTGTCATGTTAACTATTCTTTCATTGTGTTATGTGGTAACCATGTAACTTAGATTAGGGTTGTAACAATTTCATGTGGTATCCATCTATATTGTCACCATGTTGTGTGGTATCCATATATATTAGGGTCAATACAATGCCATTTATCACATAACTATGCGTTCATCGTATTATGTGGTAACCATGTAATTTAGGTTAGGGTTGTAACAATGTCATTTGGTTTCCATCTATATTGTCACCATGTTGTGTGGTATCCATTTATATTAAGGTCATTACAATGCCATTTGTCATCTTTAACTATGCGTTCATCGTATTATGTGGTAACCATGTAAAATTACGTTAGGGTTGTACCATTATCAGCATAGTTAGTtttaaaatcaatattaaatCAAATCTTTGAATAACAAAACATGGTCAATATGTATCAGTGTAAAACACCTTCaccatgtgtgtgtgtgtattcctCTGTTTGTGGACAGGTAGCTAAAAACCTGACATATATTAGAACTGTAAagattaattattttaattttttgtatgctAACTTTGTTTTCTCTCATTTTCTGGCAAATATTTGGTGTAAAGCAATATATGAGCAGACTGGCTGGCACAAATGTAATTAATAaaaccaacaacaacatcaaaaatAAGAGAAGCaatagaaataattaattaaatcgTTAGTAATACAGAAGTGGCcttgattgaaaaaaaaaacaagagatgggCTAAAAGACTTGTTTGATTGGAACAGGaagtggtggggtggggtgggtcaGAGGTCATGCATTTTATGGTGCTCTAATAGGGTAGTTTCATTATAATTCGGTTGCATCCAGTGTGTACTGGATAACATGACACAAGTTTGtacaatatttttgtctttttcatattttgtcatgttttgtaaatatatatatatatatatctattttttttgtaaaatgaaagaTTATTAAAGAGTAACATGTAGGTAATATTCAAAATGGTTTCAGAGCAGCTGACAAATTTTTCTACCAAACCATTTTGATTATTTCccatataaatattattttgcaggcctatttcttgtttctttttttttttctttccttaatGGTGAACACCCTATGATTTAAAATTCTGGTGAAACATTACACATGGAGGAAGTCATGAAGAATTCCGGCATGACATGTGACTCCCTTTGTGTGTGGGTTGTCTTTCCAAGTTTTTCATGACATGTGTGTTTATGTAAGAAAGCATTTGTATTACTGCTGAAATATCTGGGTTGAAAGAAGTTGACGAAAATTTGACagtaaaagaaaggaaaaaaaaatgaaaatccaCCTCTTGggatttcattttgttttaattctcaggttaaaagtttgtttttctCTGGATTTCTGTATTCCATGTGTATCTTTTTACTTCAAAAAGTTACATTTCTTTATATCATTTAATAGATTGCAAAACAATAAGACAGCTTTGTTTTTCATCTTTTGTTGTTTGAACTGTCTGACTGTTTTGAAGTATGGTATTATTGGACTTCATTTGAAACCAGACTTTTCAGCGTTGCAAACAAATACTTCCCCTGTTTTTTGTGATATGCAGTTAATACTTTTGGTTACAAAACTGGCCAATTTTCTATACAAGCAGGTTTCCTTTACAACTGAAGTCACAATTAGTTCATGCATCAGCCAACACACATGGCATTGTACATGTATTTTGTGGCCCATGCTACAGTAAACCACGCAATGCATCTTCACTGAAGTTCTGATTCTAGCAGCAGCGACACCAGCGATCATGGTTTGTATAGCCAGACTTATGCCAGGAAGAGGATAGTTGTAGCAGTTCAACAGTTAAAGAATATGGCAAACCTGTTCATAGCATCAGCATTTTCTACATATTTATAAGTAAAAACCAGTCATTACCATGACAACAGCAATGTACTTGGGAGGTTTGCATAGTTAATCACCGTAAGCACTACAGAACTAACCTACATACTTCATGCATATGGAATGTGTGTAATGTTCTTGACCCTCCTGCAAATATTTTTAGTCTCTGTTAACAGTCTGTCATGTAGAAGCCTTATAACTGGAGGCCCCATGTTTATAAACAGTTGTCTGTATTTCCAATATAACAACTCTTGTCTACACTAAGCACAGGACATTTGGGCAAGTACGTCTCATCTTCACAATCAGCTATTTAGTAGCCGAAAAAAAGGCTTCTTTGCAAATATCAACATGGTTACTGATATGCCTGTTGTTAAATGTATTTGTACTCTGCTATATCAAAACAAAGTTCCATGTTGCAGAAATGATCAACTGCATCAAATATGAgaaagacaacaacaaaaaagaaagaagataaaCAAGAAGAGAGTTCTTTGGAACTTTACacaaatttaataaaatcaAAAATGGATGATACATAGctctctatatatacatatcttaaCTGTGTTGTCTTTATCTACACAAAGTTTCTTAGTATCTATGCATCACGTTTAATGACAGTTACATGAAGATTTAATTCCACAGAACATGAATGTACAATCTCATTTGTGGTAACTGCTCTCATATTAGTTTATTAACTGCTGTCTTTTACAGTCAAAGAAAACTGGGATTTTGATAGCATTTGAAGCGGAATGTTCAAGGactttgtttaaatatttgtttaatcCTTTTCTGATGATGCCAAAACTAACTGACATTACTACTGTCAGTTTGGTAAATCctcaataaataatatttatagtaTCCCTGGATTTTAACATAAAGGTCATCAATATAAAGTAATTGGCCCTGAATCTTAGCATGTTtaaaatttcttgaaatttacAAAGTACTTTCTTGGTGGCACTGATCCATGAAATTATTCCCAGCCaatgatgaatattaaaatagacacttaaatatcagtttggtaaatcctcaataaataatatttatagtaTCCCTGGATTTTAACATAAAGGTCATCAATATTAAGTAATTGGCCCTGAATCTTAGCATGTTtaaaatttcttgaaatttacAAAGTACTTTCTTGGTGGCACTGATCCATGAAATTATTCCCAGCCaatgatgaatattaaaatagacACTTAAATATCAGTTGTGGATAACTACTTTTACAGTACTAGTAAAAATGCTCATTTCATATTTGAGCATAGTTGACCATTATTTGGTTTTGCTAGCATATTTGGGTGAAATGCGGATGACCGCTAAGTTGGATACCTATTAAAGGTCCCTGGGTTTTCATGACATAACTAACAAATTAAACCTCACTATATTGTCTCCTGTAATGAACAGAGGATGCAATGTTTTTACTCAGCTGTGATTAAAGTGGATTGATTAAAAGCTTTGTCAGTTTTCTCCTTATTCATAACACCTATATGTAGTTCTCTCCCAGTTATTCAAGGTCCAGTTTATGATCCATCTAGACGGATCAAGATATCACAAGATACAATGGCTTTTTTGCCGAAAGTAATGAATCATATAACCCCCTTTTAGTCAGCTGTAATGAAAGGATGATTGTGATACTATCCCAGCTGTGGTCCAGGAGGGCGGATTGGCAGCATAAGTTTTCAGAAACCTAGACCTTTAGAAATTACTTGTGATCTGTTTCCGTAACGAAAGTATGATACATTGCCCTCCAGGCTGTCATCTGTTTGCACAGATTCAGTTAAACCAGTTTTGTCTTCTTTAAGAACCTACTGGCGCTCTGAACCAGTGATAAAAGGATGATGCAATGCTCCCTCAGCCATGATACGTGTACATGGATTCAGACCCCCAAGGCTTTAAGAATCTACTGGCGATCTGCTCCAGTGATAAAAGGATGATGCAATGCTCCCTCCGCCGTGATACGTGTAGACGGATTCAGATCAAGTAATTGTCTCAATAAATCGTAAGCTGACTTTGGAAATTCTTCACATTGCCGACGTTTTACTTTAATTCCCGACAGGGCCGACTTCTGACTCTGAGGTGACCTTTGCTGCTTTGGTGACCTTTTCCTTGGTAACGTGTTGCCAGATAATCTTGTGTGGAGACTGGTGGTAGAGGAGGACTTGTTATCTTGAAGTTTTTGACAGAGCTGTTGTAGGTCCATCGCAGGTAGCTTTATATTACATTGGACATCCTTACCTACCGAGTGATATGAAATAAAGACAATTTTGAGAAAGAAATGATAATTTTAGTGAATACAAATACTCCTAAAATAATCTtgagtccaaaaaaaaaaaatggtttgaGATGCtacataaatttattttgacattGCTTAGCACTTATCTTAAAGATctcaaatgtatttatttctttttactaGTGGATGTACCTTTGACAGTCAATCATCATTTAAGATGGAAAACAGATTTTGTAAGTTAGGTTCAgcctttatatttttttaaagtttatttttgGTTGAAACAACTAACACATTGTGCCACACAAATTTGCTGTGTTCTGATTGTCCTGGTTAGGATGAAAAGGAAGAATTCATAGTAATttgaagataaataaataagggggggggtggggaatctGGAGGGAATTGTTCTTCATGTTCTCTCACCTAATTTCCTAGCAGCCATCTTGACCTCCTCTGAACCGTGAATACTCATGATCTGTGCAAGGCCGGTCAGGTCGTCTGGAACCTTGAAGAATGGATACCTACGAGCCAGGATTGATAGGAAAATCACTCCAGCTGCCCACATGTCCACAGCTACAGGATCAAAGAAATGGAAATCAAGCTTTTACAATGATGTCATAAAAGAAGAAGTCTTTAACATAACAGGTTCATTTACAAAAGACCAGGGCAAATAATCTCATACATTCTCATACAATCTCATAcatagtggagtgttagctcagtggttaacgctggtgccttccaatcattagGTCCctagtttgagtcactccaagattaatgtatgtcgttcagttacagagttgttgacaattgacaattcattatgatgaacattgaaatatgaatcttagagactgacttcggccagcttgtggctttgataagccaatgatggcttcttcgcgagttcctgcttgcaggaggatctaaaatacatacatacatacatagatacatacattcAAATCGAGGAAATATGCTGTatgttatgaatatgcataaattaattataaatttaCTATATAACTATTTCAATCTTCCCATAATACATTTGTTTGCACGACATCATGCAGTGGGACTGATTGCCAGCTTGTTGCACCAATGAGCAGAAAGAAATATCATTCACACAGAATGTTGgcagaaaaatgtaaaatgttttcattacgATAGCATCGATACGAGTGGTTGTTATCTGTTTCCAAAATGTTATTCTGAAAATCAAGTTTATACCTGTGGTCTGACTTTCGTATCTGATTAAGACTTCTGGCGCTCTGAAGCCTGGGGTACCAGCTCGTGGTGCCACCTGGTTGGACCTCGAAGTACAGATCTCACACACCTGGGCTTTTCCGAAACAACGGCAGTTTTTCACTCTCAAAATATTCTGACCGTGAGGCTTGGTCTTCAGCGAGGTTCTAGTAGTTCCGACAGTTCTGTCTTCTTTACGAGGACTAAGAATTCTCGGTCGCTTGGGTCGATTTTCTTCACCGGAGCTTGGCACTGCTAGAGGGAATTTCTGAGAGGTAGTATTCTTATTTTGGAATGTATTGATGTTCAGCTCGGTGAGTCTAACAGATGGATTAAtttctgctatttttcttttcagaagTTGAGATTCCTTGGGATTCTGGAGATGGAAGGAAGGAAGTTGGTTAATAATCATCAGGAAATACCTAACAAGAGCCCCACGttactgcttattatcagcaaTTATTATTGGGCCTAGTCTCAAACAGCATGTACAGTAATTGACGTGTCTTGCAATATAGGAAATTGCCAGTGAGAAATGGATCTAGCCAGAAAAGCACATGACTAAACATTTGAAACTATGGGCCGAAACCATTCAGTTCTGTTAAGATTGtgtgaaattatgaaatacaTTCAGGTTTAATCCATGTTGCAAGAACACTACTTGTACAAGTTTCTtagattaaattttgttttgttgctaaaAGTCTTATTAGTTGGTAGCCCTTAACTTTGTGCCTGAGCATTGTGCAACATGTTTAGGTTGGATTCTGTATTATATAagattaattttcatttcttaaatTATTACTTGTGATTTTCTTGCAAATTGATAAGACTTACACATAGCGATATTTCTTGTAAACACTTTCTCTAAAGAAGAATCATGTCAGTCAATAGTTAAGCTAACACATGTATGCTAA is part of the Apostichopus japonicus isolate 1M-3 chromosome 22, ASM3797524v1, whole genome shotgun sequence genome and encodes:
- the LOC139963988 gene encoding cell division cycle 7-related protein kinase-like: MESGKTESLEMNFSSAAAVGGSEELTTECHQIRRISTEKSFKNPQNQQMYEVERLLQAVPKLNEIFDIVAKVGEGTFSSVFLANVKSSTPDQEKKKFVVKHIIPTSHPDRILTELICMQNIGGKDNVMGLNLCLREQSHVVMVMPYFPHDKFHHFIQNMTVEETREYMKNLFLALRRVHQFNIIHRDVKPSNFLYNRKERKYALVDFGLAQKVPTPKRKTRITAGKEDTPIKITVNPKESQLLKRKIAEINPSVRLTELNINTFQNKNTTSQKFPLAVPSSGEENRPKRPRILSPRKEDRTVGTTRTSLKTKPHGQNILRVKNCRCFGKAQVCEICTSRSNQVAPRAGTPGFRAPEVLIRYESQTTAVDMWAAGVIFLSILARRYPFFKVPDDLTGLAQIMSIHGSEEVKMAARKLGKDVQCNIKLPAMDLQQLCQKLQDNKSSSTTSLHTRLSGNTLPRKRSPKQQRSPQSQKSALSGIKVKRRQCEEFPKSAYDLLRQLLDLNPSTRITAEGALHHPFITGADRQ